The Ananas comosus cultivar F153 linkage group 7, ASM154086v1, whole genome shotgun sequence genome has a window encoding:
- the LOC109712614 gene encoding uncharacterized protein LOC109712614 isoform X1, which translates to MTYIHSLYCSVVSRSPVEQMETAVGVLSPLRPSSSPTLPVVNPKPIPSRVSRHSLCLRKEIFGCGLRPPRATNGSKNALRLSRRRVDVTCSASSTAEAASVTKKKEMTRRDVRNIAIIAHVDHGKTTLVDAMLKQAKVFRDNQIVQERIMDSNDLERERGITILSKNTSISYKGTKINIIDTPGHSDFGGEVERVLNMVEGVLLVVDSVEGPMPQTRFVLKKALEFGHAVVVVVNKIDRSSARPDFVVNSTFELFIELNATDEQCDFQVIYASGIKGKAGLSPDNLADDLGPLFEAILRCIPEPRIDKDGALQMLVTNTEYDEHKGRIAIGRLHAGVLQRGMEVKVCTSDETCRYGKVSELFVYENFTRAPVESVVAGDICAVCGITDIMIGETIADKSSGKPLPTIKVEEPTVKMSFSINTSSFVGREGKYVTSRNLRDRLYRELERNLAMRVEDGETADTFIVSGRGTLHITILIENMRREGYEFMVGPPKVINKMVNDKLLEPFEIATVEVPEEYMGPVVELLGKRRGQMFDMQVVGLEGTTLLKYKIPTRGLLGLRNSILTASRGTAILNTVFDSYGPWAGDISTRDQGSLVAFEDGTSTSYALFSAQERGQMFIGPGMEVYKGQIVGIHQRPGDLSLNVCKKKAATNVRSNKEQTVVLDTPLSYSLDDCIEYIQEDELVEVTPKSIRMCKNPKFARK; encoded by the exons ATGACATATATCCATTCGCTCTACTGCTCCGTCGTCTCGCGCTCCCCCGTCGAGCAAATGGAAACGGCGGTCGGCGTCCTCTCCCCGCTCAGGCCTTCGTCTTCTCCCACTCTTCCCGTCGTCAACCCTAAACCTATCCCTAGCAGAGTTTCTCGCCACTCCCTCTGTCTCCGGAAGGAGATTTTCGGGTGTGGCCTCCGCCCGCCTCGGGCCACTAACGGAAGCAAAAACGCCTTGAGATTGTCGCGTCGGCGAGTGGATGTTACATGCTCGGCCTCTTCAACTGCGGAAGCTGCCTCGG TtaccaagaaaaaagaaatgacaAGGAGAGATGTGCGGAATATTGCGATTATTGCCCATGTAGATCATGGGAAAACAACTTTGGTGGATGCAATGTTGAAGCAAGCAAAG GTTTTCCGTGACAACCAAATTGTACAGGAAAGAATAATGGACTCGAATGATTTGGAACGAGAAAGAGGAATCACAATACTTAGCAAAAATACATCAATATCCTACAAGGGGACTAAGATAAACATTATTGATACTCCAGGTCATTCTGACTTTGGTGGGGAGGTTGAACGTGTCCTCAACATGGTTGAAGGAGTTCTTCTAGTG GTAGATTCTGTAGAAGGACCGATGCCACAGACAAGATTTGTTTTGAAGAAAGCTTTAGAATTTGGACATGCTGTTGTGGTTGTCGTGAATAAAATTGACAGGTCTTCAGCTCGTCCAGATTTTGTAGTCAATTCCACATTTGAACTTTTTATTGAATTGAATGCAACTGATGAACAG TGCGATTTCCAAGTGATTTATGCAAGTGGCATCAAGGGAAAAGCAGGACTTTCTCCAGATAATCTGGCTGATGATCTTGGCCCACTTTTTGAGGCTATTCTTAGATGCATACCAGAACCTCGTATTGACAAAGATGGTGCATTACAAATGCTT GTAACAAACACCGAGTATGATGAGCATAAGGGGAGAATAGCGATTGGACGACTACATGCTGGGGTTTTGCAGCGAGGCATGGAGGTGAAG GTCTGTACGTCAGATGAAACTTGCCGATATGGGAAAGTAAGTGAACTTTTTGTTTATGAGAACTTCACAAGAGCTCCGGTTGAGAGTGTCGTAGCTGGTGACATTTGTGCTGTCTGTGGCATCACTGATATAATG ATTGGGGAAACTATAGCTGATAAAAGTTCTGGAAAGCCATTGCCTACCATAAAAGTAGAGGAGCCAACTGTGAAAATGTCTTTCTCTATCAACACTTCATCTTTTGTCGGCCGAGAG GGTAAGTATGTGACCAGCCGAAATCTCCGAGATAGGCTATATCGTGAACTCGAGAGAAACTTGGCAATGAGAGTTGAAGATGGTGAGACAGCTGATACATTTATTGTTAGTGGGAGGGGCACACTACATATCACCATCTTGATAGAAAACAT GCGAAGAGAAGGATATGAGTTCATGGTGGGGCCACCGAAGGTCATAAACAAAATGGTAAACGATAAGCTGCTGGAGCCTTTTGAG ATTGCTACTGTAGAGGTGCCAGAGGAATACATGGGACCTGTTGTTGAACTTCTTGGTAAAAGGCGGGGGCAAATGTTTGATATGCAAGTGGTTGG ATTGGAGGGAACAACCTTATTAAAATACAAGATTCCTACTAGGGGTCTTCTTGGCCTGCGAAATTCAATCCTAACAGCTTCTCGTGGCACAGCTATTTTGAACACTGTATTTGATAGCTATGGACCATGGGCTGGAGATATCAGCACACGAGACCAAGGCTCCTTG GTTGCCTTTGAAGATGGAACTAGTACTTCTTATGCTCTGTTTAGTGCACAAGAAAGAGGCCAGATGTTTATAGGTCCTGGCATGGAAGTGTACAAAGGTCAAATAGTTGGTATCCATCAAAGGCCTGGCGATTTATCCCTTAATGTATGCAAAAAGAAGGCTGCAACAAACGTTAGATCCAACAAGGAACAGACAG
- the LOC109712614 gene encoding uncharacterized protein LOC109712614 isoform X2, translating into MTYIHSLYCSVVSRSPVEQMETAVGVLSPLRPSSSPTLPVVNPKPIPSRVSRHSLCLRKEIFGCGLRPPRATNGSKNALRLSRRRVDVTCSASSTAEAASVTKKKEMTRRDVRNIAIIAHVDHGKTTLVDAMLKQAKVFRDNQIVQERIMDSNDLERERGITILSKNTSISYKGTKINIIDTPGHSDFGGEVERVLNMVEGVLLVVDSVEGPMPQTRFVLKKALEFGHAVVVVVNKIDRSSARPDFVVNSTFELFIELNATDEQCDFQVIYASGIKGKAGLSPDNLADDLGPLFEAILRCIPEPRIDKDGALQMLVTNTEYDEHKGRIAIGRLHAGVLQRGMEVKVCTSDETCRYGKVSELFVYENFTRAPVESVVAGDICAVCGITDIMIGETIADKSSGKPLPTIKVEEPTVKMSFSINTSSFVGREGKYVTSRNLRDRLYRELERNLAMRVEDGETADTFIVSGRGTLHITILIENMRREGYEFMVGPPKVINKMVNDKLLEPFEIATVEVPEEYMGPVVELLGKRRGQMFDMQVVGLEGTTLLKYKIPTRGLLGLRNSILTASRGTAILNTVFDSYGPWAGDISTRDQGSLVAFEDGTSTSYALFSAQERGQMFIGPGMEVYKGQIVGIHQRPGDLSLNVCKKKAATNVRSNKEQTDYHYSEATSQPKSNPHGSHNNLKVTKKSVDETWFLTHR; encoded by the exons ATGACATATATCCATTCGCTCTACTGCTCCGTCGTCTCGCGCTCCCCCGTCGAGCAAATGGAAACGGCGGTCGGCGTCCTCTCCCCGCTCAGGCCTTCGTCTTCTCCCACTCTTCCCGTCGTCAACCCTAAACCTATCCCTAGCAGAGTTTCTCGCCACTCCCTCTGTCTCCGGAAGGAGATTTTCGGGTGTGGCCTCCGCCCGCCTCGGGCCACTAACGGAAGCAAAAACGCCTTGAGATTGTCGCGTCGGCGAGTGGATGTTACATGCTCGGCCTCTTCAACTGCGGAAGCTGCCTCGG TtaccaagaaaaaagaaatgacaAGGAGAGATGTGCGGAATATTGCGATTATTGCCCATGTAGATCATGGGAAAACAACTTTGGTGGATGCAATGTTGAAGCAAGCAAAG GTTTTCCGTGACAACCAAATTGTACAGGAAAGAATAATGGACTCGAATGATTTGGAACGAGAAAGAGGAATCACAATACTTAGCAAAAATACATCAATATCCTACAAGGGGACTAAGATAAACATTATTGATACTCCAGGTCATTCTGACTTTGGTGGGGAGGTTGAACGTGTCCTCAACATGGTTGAAGGAGTTCTTCTAGTG GTAGATTCTGTAGAAGGACCGATGCCACAGACAAGATTTGTTTTGAAGAAAGCTTTAGAATTTGGACATGCTGTTGTGGTTGTCGTGAATAAAATTGACAGGTCTTCAGCTCGTCCAGATTTTGTAGTCAATTCCACATTTGAACTTTTTATTGAATTGAATGCAACTGATGAACAG TGCGATTTCCAAGTGATTTATGCAAGTGGCATCAAGGGAAAAGCAGGACTTTCTCCAGATAATCTGGCTGATGATCTTGGCCCACTTTTTGAGGCTATTCTTAGATGCATACCAGAACCTCGTATTGACAAAGATGGTGCATTACAAATGCTT GTAACAAACACCGAGTATGATGAGCATAAGGGGAGAATAGCGATTGGACGACTACATGCTGGGGTTTTGCAGCGAGGCATGGAGGTGAAG GTCTGTACGTCAGATGAAACTTGCCGATATGGGAAAGTAAGTGAACTTTTTGTTTATGAGAACTTCACAAGAGCTCCGGTTGAGAGTGTCGTAGCTGGTGACATTTGTGCTGTCTGTGGCATCACTGATATAATG ATTGGGGAAACTATAGCTGATAAAAGTTCTGGAAAGCCATTGCCTACCATAAAAGTAGAGGAGCCAACTGTGAAAATGTCTTTCTCTATCAACACTTCATCTTTTGTCGGCCGAGAG GGTAAGTATGTGACCAGCCGAAATCTCCGAGATAGGCTATATCGTGAACTCGAGAGAAACTTGGCAATGAGAGTTGAAGATGGTGAGACAGCTGATACATTTATTGTTAGTGGGAGGGGCACACTACATATCACCATCTTGATAGAAAACAT GCGAAGAGAAGGATATGAGTTCATGGTGGGGCCACCGAAGGTCATAAACAAAATGGTAAACGATAAGCTGCTGGAGCCTTTTGAG ATTGCTACTGTAGAGGTGCCAGAGGAATACATGGGACCTGTTGTTGAACTTCTTGGTAAAAGGCGGGGGCAAATGTTTGATATGCAAGTGGTTGG ATTGGAGGGAACAACCTTATTAAAATACAAGATTCCTACTAGGGGTCTTCTTGGCCTGCGAAATTCAATCCTAACAGCTTCTCGTGGCACAGCTATTTTGAACACTGTATTTGATAGCTATGGACCATGGGCTGGAGATATCAGCACACGAGACCAAGGCTCCTTG GTTGCCTTTGAAGATGGAACTAGTACTTCTTATGCTCTGTTTAGTGCACAAGAAAGAGGCCAGATGTTTATAGGTCCTGGCATGGAAGTGTACAAAGGTCAAATAGTTGGTATCCATCAAAGGCCTGGCGATTTATCCCTTAATGTATGCAAAAAGAAGGCTGCAACAAACGTTAGATCCAACAAGGAACAGACAG
- the LOC109712614 gene encoding uncharacterized protein LOC109712614 isoform X3, with amino-acid sequence MTYIHSLYCSVVSRSPVEQMETAVGVLSPLRPSSSPTLPVVNPKPIPSRVSRHSLCLRKEIFGCGLRPPRATNGSKNALRLSRRRVDVTCSASSTAEAASVTKKKEMTRRDVRNIAIIAHVDHGKTTLVDAMLKQAKVFRDNQIVQERIMDSNDLERERGITILSKNTSISYKGTKINIIDTPGHSDFGGEVERVLNMVEGVLLVVDSVEGPMPQTRFVLKKALEFGHAVVVVVNKIDRSSARPDFVVNSTFELFIELNATDEQCDFQVIYASGIKGKAGLSPDNLADDLGPLFEAILRCIPEPRIDKDGALQMLVTNTEYDEHKGRIAIGRLHAGVLQRGMEVKVCTSDETCRYGKVSELFVYENFTRAPVESVVAGDICAVCGITDIMIGETIADKSSGKPLPTIKVEEPTVKMSFSINTSSFVGREGKYVTSRNLRDRLYRELERNLAMRVEDGETADTFIVSGRGTLHITILIENMRREGYEFMVGPPKVINKMVNDKLLEPFEIATVEVPEEYMGPVVELLGKRRGQMFDMQVVGLEGTTLLKYKIPTRGLLGLRNSILTASRGTAILNTVFDSYGPWAGDISTRDQGSLVAFEDGTSTSYALFSAQERGQMFIGPGMEVYKGQIVGIHQRPGDLSLNVCKKKAATNVRSNKEQTAENGNFVGKESRLIGPSVRELKWDFKDCVRRL; translated from the exons ATGACATATATCCATTCGCTCTACTGCTCCGTCGTCTCGCGCTCCCCCGTCGAGCAAATGGAAACGGCGGTCGGCGTCCTCTCCCCGCTCAGGCCTTCGTCTTCTCCCACTCTTCCCGTCGTCAACCCTAAACCTATCCCTAGCAGAGTTTCTCGCCACTCCCTCTGTCTCCGGAAGGAGATTTTCGGGTGTGGCCTCCGCCCGCCTCGGGCCACTAACGGAAGCAAAAACGCCTTGAGATTGTCGCGTCGGCGAGTGGATGTTACATGCTCGGCCTCTTCAACTGCGGAAGCTGCCTCGG TtaccaagaaaaaagaaatgacaAGGAGAGATGTGCGGAATATTGCGATTATTGCCCATGTAGATCATGGGAAAACAACTTTGGTGGATGCAATGTTGAAGCAAGCAAAG GTTTTCCGTGACAACCAAATTGTACAGGAAAGAATAATGGACTCGAATGATTTGGAACGAGAAAGAGGAATCACAATACTTAGCAAAAATACATCAATATCCTACAAGGGGACTAAGATAAACATTATTGATACTCCAGGTCATTCTGACTTTGGTGGGGAGGTTGAACGTGTCCTCAACATGGTTGAAGGAGTTCTTCTAGTG GTAGATTCTGTAGAAGGACCGATGCCACAGACAAGATTTGTTTTGAAGAAAGCTTTAGAATTTGGACATGCTGTTGTGGTTGTCGTGAATAAAATTGACAGGTCTTCAGCTCGTCCAGATTTTGTAGTCAATTCCACATTTGAACTTTTTATTGAATTGAATGCAACTGATGAACAG TGCGATTTCCAAGTGATTTATGCAAGTGGCATCAAGGGAAAAGCAGGACTTTCTCCAGATAATCTGGCTGATGATCTTGGCCCACTTTTTGAGGCTATTCTTAGATGCATACCAGAACCTCGTATTGACAAAGATGGTGCATTACAAATGCTT GTAACAAACACCGAGTATGATGAGCATAAGGGGAGAATAGCGATTGGACGACTACATGCTGGGGTTTTGCAGCGAGGCATGGAGGTGAAG GTCTGTACGTCAGATGAAACTTGCCGATATGGGAAAGTAAGTGAACTTTTTGTTTATGAGAACTTCACAAGAGCTCCGGTTGAGAGTGTCGTAGCTGGTGACATTTGTGCTGTCTGTGGCATCACTGATATAATG ATTGGGGAAACTATAGCTGATAAAAGTTCTGGAAAGCCATTGCCTACCATAAAAGTAGAGGAGCCAACTGTGAAAATGTCTTTCTCTATCAACACTTCATCTTTTGTCGGCCGAGAG GGTAAGTATGTGACCAGCCGAAATCTCCGAGATAGGCTATATCGTGAACTCGAGAGAAACTTGGCAATGAGAGTTGAAGATGGTGAGACAGCTGATACATTTATTGTTAGTGGGAGGGGCACACTACATATCACCATCTTGATAGAAAACAT GCGAAGAGAAGGATATGAGTTCATGGTGGGGCCACCGAAGGTCATAAACAAAATGGTAAACGATAAGCTGCTGGAGCCTTTTGAG ATTGCTACTGTAGAGGTGCCAGAGGAATACATGGGACCTGTTGTTGAACTTCTTGGTAAAAGGCGGGGGCAAATGTTTGATATGCAAGTGGTTGG ATTGGAGGGAACAACCTTATTAAAATACAAGATTCCTACTAGGGGTCTTCTTGGCCTGCGAAATTCAATCCTAACAGCTTCTCGTGGCACAGCTATTTTGAACACTGTATTTGATAGCTATGGACCATGGGCTGGAGATATCAGCACACGAGACCAAGGCTCCTTG GTTGCCTTTGAAGATGGAACTAGTACTTCTTATGCTCTGTTTAGTGCACAAGAAAGAGGCCAGATGTTTATAGGTCCTGGCATGGAAGTGTACAAAGGTCAAATAGTTGGTATCCATCAAAGGCCTGGCGATTTATCCCTTAATGTATGCAAAAAGAAGGCTGCAACAAACGTTAGATCCAACAAGGAACAGACAG CGGAAAACGGAAACTTTGTGGGGAAAGAATCACGGCTCATAGGACCATCAGTGCGCGAGCTGAAGTGGGATTTCAAGGACTGTGTGAGGAGATTGTAG